Proteins found in one Nocardia asteroides genomic segment:
- a CDS encoding recombinase family protein, whose protein sequence is MIEPFRVGYVRCSTDEQDIEIQTDQLIALAVPRERIFIDKGFSGTTRRNRTGLDNALTAVTSAAAAVTDRQVVLTTTKFDRFARNMAEAGEILTSLRERNVLFGLGSQIYDWADPFGKLFLQTLAMVAEFEAHLNHLRTREGMAKARAKGRLKGKQPKLPLAARKTIHRRYHDPDDNASLADLAQEYSVGRSTIHRIISGTAPRA, encoded by the coding sequence GTGATCGAGCCCTTCCGCGTCGGATACGTACGCTGCTCCACCGACGAACAAGACATCGAGATCCAAACCGACCAACTGATCGCCCTTGCAGTGCCACGCGAGCGGATCTTCATCGACAAAGGATTCTCCGGCACTACCCGCCGCAACCGCACCGGCCTGGACAACGCGCTCACAGCGGTCACCTCCGCCGCCGCAGCGGTCACGGACCGGCAGGTGGTGCTGACCACGACGAAGTTCGACCGGTTCGCACGCAACATGGCCGAGGCCGGCGAAATCCTCACCAGCCTGCGCGAGCGCAACGTGTTGTTCGGGCTCGGCAGCCAGATCTACGACTGGGCCGACCCGTTCGGCAAGCTCTTTCTGCAAACCCTCGCCATGGTCGCCGAATTCGAAGCCCACCTCAACCACCTGCGCACCCGCGAGGGCATGGCCAAGGCCCGCGCAAAAGGCCGGCTCAAGGGCAAGCAGCCGAAACTACCTTTGGCAGCACGGAAAACGATCCACCGCCGCTACCACGACCCCGACGACAACGCGAGCCTGGCCGACCTCGCCCAGGAATACAGCGTCGGCCGCTCCACCATCCACCGCATTATCAGCGGCACCGCACCACGCGCGTAG